The genomic DNA CTCAAGAATTTCTTGTGAGTGCCCTGGGTCAATAGACAAATAATTCCCTTGCTCTGTTTGTTGAATATTATCAGCAACCAATTTTTCAATCTTCCCAGATACAGTAAGCACTTTGAGCGATTGGCCTGTCGTAGCATATTGATTGGTAATTTGTCTTGCAAGAGCTTGTCTAACATATTCGGTTAGCACATCAACATCCGATGTGTACTTCGAATAGTCTGCAAGCGTTTCAAAAATGATAGGTAAGTTTCGGACAGATACATGCTCCTTCAATAACTTCGCCAATACTTTTTGAATCTCACCAATCGACAACGGTGTCGGTGTTAATTCATCAACCAAAATTGGGAAGGTCTCACGCACATGATCGACAAGTTGCTTCGTCTCTTGACGGCCAATAAGGTCCGCAGCATTCGCACGAATCACTTCTGTTAAATGCGTCGACACAACACTTGGTGGATCGACAACCGTGTAGCCAAGGATTTCTGCATCTTCTTTCACATCTTCCGCAATCCATTTCGCTGGTAGACCAAATGATGGCTCTACCGTATCAATTCCTTCAATAGAGTCATCTCCACCAGGACTCATAGCAAGATAATGGTCGAGCAACAACTCTCCCCTTGCCAACTCACTGCCTTTAATCTTGATCCTATACTCATTTGGTTGCAACTGGATATTGTCCCGAATACGCACAACCGGAATGACCAACCCTAACTCAATCGCTAGCTGTCTCCGAATCATCACAACTCGGTCCAGAAGATCCCCACCTTGCGTCGCATCGACGAGTGGAATGAGCCCATAACCAAATTCGAACTCGATCGGATCGACATTTAGCAGATTGACGACATTCTCTGGGCTTTGTAACCCTTCCGTTTCTACATCTTCTTCAATCTCCAATAATTCCTTCGGATCCTCTTGTGATTTCCGCGACATCGAAAACGCTCCTATAGCAAGCGCAGCTGCAACTGGAATCGTCAACATATCATTAATGGGTGTAGCAAGACCTAGTAGCAGTATTGTCCCAGCCCCGACGTATAACAACTTTGTTTGTCCAAGCAACTGCTTCGTAATGTCCGCACCAAGATTTCCTTCTGATGTTGCACGCGTAACGACAATCCCCGTTGCGGTTGAAATGAGAAGTGCTGGTATTTGAGAAACAATCCCATCACCGACCGTCAGTTGGGAAAAGAGCGTGGCTGCTTCTCCAAACGGAAGCCCCATTTGGACGACTCCGATAATCATTCCAACAAGTAAGTTGATGATAACCATGATAATTCCGGCAATCGCGTCTCCTTTAACGAATTTCGTTGCCCCATCCATCGCACCGTAGAAGTCCGCTTCATTACTTACTTTCTCACGGCGCGCACGTGCTTCCGTCTCAGAAATCATTCCTGCGTTCAAATCAGCGTCGATACTCATCTGCTTACCTGGCATCGCGTCGAGTGTAAAGCGAGCAGCAACTTCCGATACCCGCTCCGCCCCTTTTGTAATAACGATGAACTGGATTAGAACCAAAATCGTAAAGACAACGAGACCAACAACAACGTTACCGCCTGTTACGAACGTCCCAAATGTTTCAACAACGCCCCCTGCATCCCCATTCGATAAAATCGCTCTCGTTGTGGACACATTCAAACCGAGTCGAAACAATGTCAGAAGGAGTACTAACGTTGGAAAAATTGAAAACTCCAGCGCTTCCTTCATATTCATAGAGGTCATTAACACCATTAAGCCGAGTGTAATATTAATGATAATTAGGAAACTTAGGAGCCAAGTCGGAAGCGGGATGACAAGCATCGCGACAATCATGATGACTGCTGCGAGCACGCCTATATCTCTAAATTTCATGTCATCCCTACTTTCTTGTTAGTTAATCAAATACGCCTTGGCATATTTGCATCTAGATTTTGAATTGAGCTTACCTACGTCTACCTTGCGAGCGCACTACAGTTCTCTTCCAAATCTGTGACAGCCGCCAGCGGCTGTATTCAGATTTTGCGTTGTATGCGATAGACATACGCAAGTATTTCAGCGACTGCTTTAAAAAATGATTCAGGAATTCGTTCTCCGATTTCCACTTCATCATACATGGCCCTTGCCAACGGTCGATTTTCAACCATGACAATATCATGCTCTTTTGCAATCAGTTTGATCTTTTGGGCGACGAAGTCAACACCTTTCGCAACGACAATCGGTGCATCCATATCCTCGTCATCATACTTGATAGCAATTGCATAGTGTGTAGGGTTTGTGATGACGACGTCCGCTTGTGGAATTTCTTGCATCATACGCCTCATCGCCATTTCACGCTGACGCTGCTTAATGCGCGATTTAATGATTGGATCCCCTTCTGAGTTTTTATGTTCATCTTTAATATCTTGTTTCGACATTTTCAGGTTTTTTTCATAGTCATATTTCTGATAGAAGAAATCTAAAATCGAAATGAACAATAATACAAAAGAAGCGACAATCCCCATTAACGCTGTCAATTGACCAATCGTCGTCAATATATCTGCTGGTGTTTTAAATGCAAGCCCAAGGACTTTGTCAATATTCATCCAGAGAATCAATGATGTAGTTGAACCGATAAATGAGATTTTTAAAATCGATTTCATTAACTCGACAATCGCTCGGATGGAAAAAATTCGTTTCAATCCTTTAATAGGGTCAATTTTCTTCAAGTCGAATTTCAAGGGTTCTGCCGTGAACAGCAAACCGAATTGAAACAAGTTCGCCCCAACAGCTGCGACCATCGCAATCAGCATAATCGGTAGCAATATGAAAGCCATTTGAATAAGAATTTCATCATAAATGAGCATAACCTTATCAGCATCAATGCGATCTTGCGGAACATATTCCGTAAACGCATGAAGGAAAAACATGAAAAATCGGTCCCTCATGAATCCTGCCGCAAAAAACAGGAAAAGGAACACGAATAATAGAACGATTGCGCTAGTGACGTCTTGACTTTTTAACACTTGCCCTTTTTTACGAGAATCTTGACGTTTTTTTGGAGTGGCTTTTTCGGTCTTTTCCCCCGCAAAAAACTGCAGATCAAGCCGTAACATCATATTAGCCACCTCCAAGTAGAATCATCAAATCTCTCATTCCAATGATCATCACTTCAAACAGATTTCTCATCATTTGAATCATAACACCCATCATAATAAACAAAACGATAAAACTAACACCAATCTTGATAGGAAATCCAACGACGAAAATGTTCAATTGTGGAACTGTCCTCGCCGTAATTCCAAGTGCCAAATCGACAAGAAATAATGTAGCGACGATCGGAATCGACATTTGGAATGCAATGGCGAATGTTGTCACAAACGTTTTGACAACAAACTCTGCTAAACGCTCTTCGCCGAAAGCGGGCCATAGTTGATCCATCGGAATGAATTGATAACTATAGAAAATACCATCCAATAACAAATGATGACCGTTCATGGCGAGCAATAGAAGAAGTGCTAATGAGTTGAAAAATTGACCGAGAAGTGGTGATTGCGCACCCGTTTGTGGATCGATAACGTTGGCAATGGCAAATCCCATCTGGAAATCGATAAACCCGCCTGCAATTTGAATGGCCGACATAATCATATACGCAATAATGCCAATCGCCAGCCCCGTCACAGCCTCTTTCATAACAAGTAACACATACATTCCATCGATTTCTATCGTCGGTACATCAATCGCATACGTCATCATCCAAGCGAGCAATGCGCCTAAAATGATTCGATGTGTCGTCGGAATGGCCTTATAAGAAAATAGCGGCACTGTCACAAAAAAAGCAGTGACCCGAGTTAAAATCAGTAAGTATACGGCGATTGAGGGAATCAAGTCTTCCATTCAATCACCCAATATACCGAACAAGATTTTCGAAAATGCTAGATGCGTACGATGTTACTTGCGCTAACATCCATGGACCAAAAAATACAATTCCAACAAGTACTGCAACAATTTTCGGCACAAATGCAAGCGTTTGTTCTTGGATTTGTGTCGTCGCTTGGAAAATACTGACCGATAATCCCGTCACCAATGCAAGAATCAGGAGGGGTCCTGAAGTCATCAAGATAACCCAGATTGATCGCTCCGCTAAAGATACTACCATTTCGGCTGTCATTCAAACCCCTCCTAAAAACTCTGTAACAATGATTGAATAATGAGATACCAACCATCCACGAGAATAAACAATAATATTTTAAACGGCAATGAAATCATAACGGGTGGTAACATCATCATCCCCATCGACATGAGGACACTCGCTACAATCATATCGATAACAAGGAATGGGATGAAGATCATAAAGCCCATTTGAAATGCTGTTTTTATTTCACTTAATGCAAATGCAGGTACTAACATCGTTAAAGGAATATCCTCTAATGTTTCAGGTTGCTCCGCTCCGTTATACCTAAGAAATAATTCCAAGTCTTTTTGGCGCGTATGTTTACTCATAAATTCCTTCAGTGGCATACTCGCTTTGTCATAAGCTTCTTCAAGCGTGATTTCTTCCGCAAATAGCGGAGTCAACGCTTCGTCATTCACTTGCTGAAATGTCGGTGCCATAATAAAAAACGTTAGGAACAACGCCAATCCAACAAGTACTTGGTTGGGCGGCATCTGCTGTGTCGCAAGCGCCGTCCTCACAAATGACAGGACGATGATAATGCGTGCAAATGATGTCATCAAAATGAGAATCGCTGGAGCAAGTGATAAAACCGTCAACAGGAGCATCATCTTAATGGATGTGGATACATTGGTTGCATCACT from Sporosarcina sp. FSL K6-1522 includes the following:
- the flhA gene encoding flagellar biosynthesis protein FlhA, which translates into the protein MKFRDIGVLAAVIMIVAMLVIPLPTWLLSFLIIINITLGLMVLMTSMNMKEALEFSIFPTLVLLLTLFRLGLNVSTTRAILSNGDAGGVVETFGTFVTGGNVVVGLVVFTILVLIQFIVITKGAERVSEVAARFTLDAMPGKQMSIDADLNAGMISETEARARREKVSNEADFYGAMDGATKFVKGDAIAGIIMVIINLLVGMIIGVVQMGLPFGEAATLFSQLTVGDGIVSQIPALLISTATGIVVTRATSEGNLGADITKQLLGQTKLLYVGAGTILLLGLATPINDMLTIPVAAALAIGAFSMSRKSQEDPKELLEIEEDVETEGLQSPENVVNLLNVDPIEFEFGYGLIPLVDATQGGDLLDRVVMIRRQLAIELGLVIPVVRIRDNIQLQPNEYRIKIKGSELARGELLLDHYLAMSPGGDDSIEGIDTVEPSFGLPAKWIAEDVKEDAEILGYTVVDPPSVVSTHLTEVIRANAADLIGRQETKQLVDHVRETFPILVDELTPTPLSIGEIQKVLAKLLKEHVSVRNLPIIFETLADYSKYTSDVDVLTEYVRQALARQITNQYATTGQSLKVLTVSGKIEKLVADNIQQTEQGNYLSIDPGHSQEILETIAREVERVALMDQSPVILCSPAIRMYLRQITERYFPQIPVLSYNELEASIEVQSVGVVDI
- the flhB gene encoding flagellar biosynthesis protein FlhB: MMLRLDLQFFAGEKTEKATPKKRQDSRKKGQVLKSQDVTSAIVLLFVFLFLFFAAGFMRDRFFMFFLHAFTEYVPQDRIDADKVMLIYDEILIQMAFILLPIMLIAMVAAVGANLFQFGLLFTAEPLKFDLKKIDPIKGLKRIFSIRAIVELMKSILKISFIGSTTSLILWMNIDKVLGLAFKTPADILTTIGQLTALMGIVASFVLLFISILDFFYQKYDYEKNLKMSKQDIKDEHKNSEGDPIIKSRIKQRQREMAMRRMMQEIPQADVVITNPTHYAIAIKYDDEDMDAPIVVAKGVDFVAQKIKLIAKEHDIVMVENRPLARAMYDEVEIGERIPESFFKAVAEILAYVYRIQRKI
- the fliR gene encoding flagellar biosynthetic protein FliR, producing the protein MEDLIPSIAVYLLILTRVTAFFVTVPLFSYKAIPTTHRIILGALLAWMMTYAIDVPTIEIDGMYVLLVMKEAVTGLAIGIIAYMIMSAIQIAGGFIDFQMGFAIANVIDPQTGAQSPLLGQFFNSLALLLLLAMNGHHLLLDGIFYSYQFIPMDQLWPAFGEERLAEFVVKTFVTTFAIAFQMSIPIVATLFLVDLALGITARTVPQLNIFVVGFPIKIGVSFIVLFIMMGVMIQMMRNLFEVMIIGMRDLMILLGGG
- the fliP gene encoding flagellar type III secretion system pore protein FliP (The bacterial flagellar biogenesis protein FliP forms a type III secretion system (T3SS)-type pore required for flagellar assembly.); translated protein: MNDFVQFFSDSDATNVSTSIKMMLLLTVLSLAPAILILMTSFARIIIVLSFVRTALATQQMPPNQVLVGLALFLTFFIMAPTFQQVNDEALTPLFAEEITLEEAYDKASMPLKEFMSKHTRQKDLELFLRYNGAEQPETLEDIPLTMLVPAFALSEIKTAFQMGFMIFIPFLVIDMIVASVLMSMGMMMLPPVMISLPFKILLFILVDGWYLIIQSLLQSF
- the fliQ gene encoding flagellar biosynthesis protein FliQ; translation: MTAEMVVSLAERSIWVILMTSGPLLILALVTGLSVSIFQATTQIQEQTLAFVPKIVAVLVGIVFFGPWMLAQVTSYASSIFENLVRYIG